The following is a genomic window from Saccopteryx bilineata isolate mSacBil1 chromosome 4, mSacBil1_pri_phased_curated, whole genome shotgun sequence.
TCCTCTAAAACAATTTAAGATTTTTGAAGGAACTGTAGGAGGCATTGTActaatcatttgttttatatttcttttagtatATATAGTTAGAAGAAGAGACAATTGGCATCAAAGCAAAATAGAGCAGCAATCTGCCATGTTATCTCTTATGCTACATAAAGGGCAAGCAAAatagcctttacatagcattcagctctagaaattagaaagaaaatgtattataagttttttaaTAGGTAGAAACATCACCtgctaaaactaagcattttggaagggacgttgctcctccctcactctcatGGCTATATATAActggcccctaagatggctggttagtcaatgatgggtaagattcctgaaggcaggaacaacctaagacaggcacagtagAAGAGGGGCCATaaggagaaggcttaagaactaacaaaggtgaggctcaaaccctcaccccggAGAATGCAGGAGACTGCTCTCCTGAAGTAGTGGTCATTATCCACTGTCCAGGCCACCTAGAGAGGAGGACTCCATGGAAACTCTAGAAAAACTAAGCAGCTGATGATACTATCAATAAGGTAGCCATAAAACCAGTAgggtttttaggaaattttagtaattttactagaacccttgttgccaaaggtttttttgaaacaaattagaaaaagattttgctagAAAGGGACTACTAGGTATAAGTAGAGGTAGTTAGAAAAGTCAGTGTAGGCTAAGGGACTACTAGGTGTAAGTAGAGGTAGTTAGAAAAGTCAGTGTAGGCTAAGGGACTACTAGGTGTAAGTAGAGGTAGTTAGAAAAGTCAGTGTAGGCTAAGGGACTACTAGGTGTAAGTAGAGGTAGTTAGAAAAGTCAGTGTAGCTAGAAAGGGACTACTAGGTGTAAGTAGAGGTAGTTAGAAAAGTCAGTGTAGGCTAAGGGATTACTAGGTGTAAGTAGAGGTAGTTAGAAAAGTCAGTGTAGGCTAAGGGACTACTAGGTATAAGTAGAGGTAGTTAGAAAAGTCAGTGTAggctaagtaaaaaagaaaaaaggggggtatgtAGGAGACGACTCTGCACCTATGTAGAcggcagttaactgcagagcaagggttaattggagacaggagatcttggagtgtgttggcCATGGAGAGACACTGGCCTGGGTTACTTAAATACATGTACGCAGAATTCTTGGAGAAATGCCTCCAAGTACCAGATGTCCtttgtgattgataagctctgggactctgactcttttttttttttaataaataaatttttatttaaatggggtgacatcaataaatcagggtacatatattcaaagaaaacatttccaggttattttgtcatttagttctgttgcatactcatcacccaaagagagatcgtcctccgtcaccctctatccagttttctttgtatccctccccctccccctccctccatccctccccccacccccgtaaccaccacactcctgtccatgtctcttagtctcacttttatgtcccaccaatgtatggaatcctgcagttcttgttttttttctgattcgcttatttcactctgcataatgttatcaagattccaccaatctgctgtaagtgatccgatgtcatcatttcttctagctgactagtatatcatggtgtatatgtgccccatcttctttatccagccttctatttttttttttacagtgattaaaagcctttaagcaaactcttggcccatacagcaagaatccataaaagagtagtgtccttagggactctgactcttcttgtgttcttgttcatgaaaagaaacagtaggTGCACAGAGTTGGGGATGAAACAGATGGGAAAAAAGGCTTGTGTAACTCTAGTTTTAACTTCTGAGTTATAGTTCTTGGAACTCAATAAACATGCAGTGGCGCTGTTTCTCAGGGCTGAATCAgcctaagagtttcagccctctgtcCAGTTAATTTgaatctggtgtgtcttttgcctcaCGAGCCCAAACTATAAAGAAATTCGTAaccaggaaggaagaaggaaaagccaGGGTGGGGTAATGGAAGCCCAGGGGAGCAGATGCTAGATCTAGAATAAGAGAAGGATGAGTGCTCAGAGTCAATAGCCACCACCAGGGGACTCAGGGGAAGGACAGAAAAGTACCCTCCATGTTAGCAAGGGGGACTTCTCCATGTCTCTTGGGAGACTGGGTGAAGCCTAGACCGAGGacgggagggaaggaaggagaggggtgagaggcagaaaggcaggAAGAAGGATGAGAGGACAGAGGGAGCAGGGCCTGGGCCCAGAGCACTGCTGGTGAGGGGCTGAGCCTCAGACTGGGAAAGTGGGTGCTTCCAATGAAACAGCACAGATGTTGATGAGTTTGAAGGGGTGATGCTGGAGAAAGCTGAGGCAGTAGGAGGTAAGGCCTGCTACAGAGAGGAGTGTGTGAGGGTGGGGGCGCTGGACCAGAGTAGGGAGGGGGACAGTAGCTGTCCTAGAGCAGCTGAGTAGAATGGCAAGTAAGAGGTGGGGAGTGTTCAATCCctccatatatattataaaacacaGGCAAAAAGGGGAGTGAGGATGAAAAATGTGAGAAGAACCAGCGCTTCGGGAGATGTGCAGGCCTTCTTGAGATTTCACTGTAACCAGAGGCACTGACCCCACGTTGCCTGCAGCCAGCTCAGTCTGGGCAGTGGGACCTCAATGGGccctcaatgaacaactaaagtgaagcaactatgagttgatacttctcattccttcccctgccctcctctctctgtaaaatcaataaatacaatgatatgaaaccagaaatcaatcacgagaagaaaactgaaagacACACAAATCCATGAAGGCTAAACAACAGGCTACTAAACAATGAAAGGGTTAACAACGAGAGCAAGGAAGAAACCAAAAGATACtgtgagacaaatgaaaataaaaatgcaacaaccccaaatctatgggtcACAGTTAAcatagttcttcttttttttttttcaattattatttattttagagagagaagaagggaggaaggaagggagcgaaggagggaggaagggagggaggcagggagggagggagggagggagagagacaggaacataggctgctcctgtatgtgccctgaccagggatagagccggcaacctctgtactttgtgacaatgctctaatcaaccaagctatccagccagggtaacAGTTAACACAGTTCTAAGAAGAAAAGTCATAAcaatacaggcctacctcaagaaacaagaaaaatctcaaatagacAATCTAAGCTTCCACCTAAAGAAAGTAGAAAGAGTTAAACAAAGTTGATAAACCCTTAACCaaactcagcaagaaaaaaagtgagaggaaataataaataaaatcagaaatgaaagcagtgaaaactgacatcacagaaacacaaaggatgataagaaaatcaatcaatcaattaatcaatcaatagaaagccctacccaggtagctcagttggttagagcctcatctgatacgccaaggttgcaggtttgatcgctggtcaagacacatacaagaatcaccaatgaatacatggatggatggaacaacaaatgtttctccctctccctctctcccttcctctctctctagaatcaaataataaataaataaataaatttaaataccaAAATCACCCTGGAcaaacagcttggttggttagagcatcatctcaatacacaAAGGGTGTgttccagtctgtctctctcccccccccccttcctctctctctaaaatcaataaaataacacacacatgcacatgtgcacCATGGAGCACAGAACTCCCCAGAAGGTGACTGGGCCAGGTGGCCCCCCCCTGCTCCTGTCACCACCTGCCTGTCCCAAGTCTACAGAGGGCCCAAGGCCCAAGGTTGTCATGGTAATGCCAATAGAGCAGTGAAGAGCAAAACTTCAGCAGTGAGAGTTAGCCCCCAGGAACTGCTGCTGAGACACACCCTGTGAGAGCCCTTTGCTTCTCAGGGCTGGTCTGCCCAGATGGCTATAGCCTGTCCTCACTTCCCTTCCTCTGCTCATCGCCCCACTCACACCACTGGCTCCTCAAAGGCTGTCACACTCTGGACATAcagtaaactgaggcccagagtgacTTGCCACTGCTTACTACTGAGGCACTAGCCCTCGCCCCCACCCTGAAAAGCCCCTACCAGGAGTTGGTCATTGATCCTGAACTTCTCTGTCTGGATCTCCTGCAGACGCCTCCTGAGCAGCGCCTTAGTCATGGCATTCTGGGTTGTCATGCATGTGGCTGTGTTCAGGTCCTTCACCATCATCACTGACAACACCGGGTCCCAGATGCGAAACTGGACATCAGCCCCCACAGACAGCACAGCCCTGTCCTTAGAGGCCAGCTATTGGGGGAGGCCACAAAAGAGGAGAAACTCAAGGGGCTGAAGCTGCAGGGAGGTGATGCCACTGAGACCACCCAACTTGACCCACATACCTCGTCACCAGGCCTCATGGACAGAATGGTGAGCCCAAGTACACGGGGCTAGGTATATGGAGCCAGGATGGACTCCCAGACTCCATCCTCCATTGTCTGGTCTACTCCCTACCCACCTCCCCTGGGGCCTGATGGCTATTAACAGGCCAAGGTACTGGCACCCAGAATACATTCTGCACAGGCCCCTACTTGCTCTGTCTAGGAGAGCCGAGAAGCCCCTCACCTTGCAGGGAGGGGCATTGAAGGCTCGCGTCCTCAGATCCACCCTCTGAAAGGAGTCAATGAAGGGCAGGAGCAAAACTATACCAAGCCCTTGAGGGATACGGATCCAGCCCAGTGGAAACACAATCATCCATTCATAGGTGGGCATGATCTGGCCATAATGGCAAAAGAACGGTTGAGAGTGGTGAGCCCAGGCTGGCAATGATGTCTGCCTAcggccctccctctcctctttcctccttgccctggGCAGTGTCAGGTATCCTTAAATTCTGTTTTTAGATGAAAACACCAAAGCTCTGAggggttaagtgacttgctcaaaaaTCACAAAGTCCCTGTGTGAAATGGGCAAGATCTGAACACGGTTCTGAATGACTGGGGAGGCCATTCTCTCCCCTGCCACATGGACTGACTTGCTCCTCAGAGCAACTTTTCACCTCTGCAGTCTAAAGCTAGATGTGACTCACACTGGGAAGCTGTCTGCCCTTGAATTAGGGGCAAATTGTGGTCTGGTCTTCCAGCATCCCCAAGCAAAGGGCTTTGCCAGCTTTGGGAGTCTGGAGTCCTCAAAGAAGTAAATACATCCACATTAAGAAATGAAGGCCCAGAGAGGCAAGatgacttggccaaggtcacagtaTTTGTTTCAGGAACAGTATTAAAACTGGATTCAGGACTTTCTAAGGACTTCTTTCCAGACCACATGAAACCCGAAGGCTTTCTAGAAGAGCTGACTATGGCTTAGGACGGCACAAGGTCAAGGCCTGCCTGGGCTTCCACCTCACTGCAGCCTTTGGTGTGATCTTCAACTGTAGCATATACCTTTCCCCTCCATACTACCCTCTGTGGAAACGAGGCCTGGATTCCTTTCACTCATCTGCTGGGCCAACTtgagtgtttttcatttctaatgtAGCCTAACCCAAAGGGGGTAAGATTTGGCAAAGCTATCGGTATACACCGCTTTAACACCATCATCCAGGGCCCAGGACTTGTGGGAGTTTGGTTCCCATATGACTGGACaaatctgagcctcagttttctcatctgaaagatGGGAGTGAACAATCCTCACCCAGTCCGTTTCACAGAAGTCTGCTAAtaagggaggaaggcagaggatGGAAAAATTCATCCATCAATGTCAAAGCTCTCAGTATGGTCCAACCACCCTGGGGCTGTCCCTGTCAACCTTATCTTTAGGGCAAAtcagccagaaatggggagggtAATTATCAGCAGCAAGAAGCCCAGGAAACTGATGAGGCCATGGCAGAGGCAGGAGGGCCAGGTCTGAGGTGCATCGGGgacaagaaaacagaggcagtcaAGGGACACCAACCAGATCTGGCAGGACAGCTACAGATAGAGTGAACATGTCAACTGTACCCTTTGCCCACCTGCCATCCTTCTCAGGGCTCTCTATCTGCCTCCTTGCCTAATACTACCATATCTTTGGGCAGGTGCTAGTTAACCCTCTGCTGGACAATGGCCACTGGATCTGAGAAAAACATGGGATACCTTTCTTATTGGGGTGAGCAGGAGTCAATTTTGTCTGCTTTACATCACCTTCCCAGGCTTGGCATCGAGCCAGGAGCCCCTGGGAATCTATAAACACAGGCTGAATTGAATTGAATGCTGCTGGCATAACTCACTCCTTCTCTACCAGCAGCCCTGTAAGTTCGCCTAAAGGGATAAAGCATTAATGACCCACCGATAGGGGTCATAGGTGAGGACTAAGATGATCTTTCCTACCTCACAATTCTTTCATCCTACTTTAATGCCCTAAGGACAATTAAATGCATGCTTCACTTGAAGAGCTTCAGGcgagaggtgggagagaggggaaTGAGGAAGATGTGGCTCTTCAGAAAACCAGGAGCCCTAAGATTGGAGTGGAGCTGAGAAAGCCTCAGAATCTGGGACAAGGCTattctctgttctccttctgtTTCAACCCTAGACAGAAAGTAGACAGGAACCTCTGCCCCGCCTTCCTAGGAACCCGGTACCCTCTGGGCTCTAGAAGCCCCAGGATACCaagtctcctttcctgcctggctCTCTGATCCACAGGGCCCCTACAGAAAAGGAACCCTTGGGTGAGGTAGCTGTCATGACAAAGGAGGGTCAGAGAGGGACCAAATCCTCCACGGTCTAGTCGTCAGGCTGAAGGAATGTGGGATCTGGAATGCGGAGCTCCAGGCTCTGAAGCAAGACAGGGCCAGAGCAGACTCGCAGGGGGCGCATCTCCACCAGGAAACAGGGATGTGCTCAATCAAGTTCAGGGAGTACAGAtgtgcgggtgtgtgtgtgtaaagaccCTGCCACTTCTCAGCAGCCTAGTGCCCTTGGCGCGCTGATGACCTTCTATGCCCAGACCTTGATTTCTTTCTGGTCAAAATGCCCAGGCCTAAGGGCTGACGGCAGCCAAGGAGGAATGAGGCGGGGCGGGGCTCCCTGGAAGAAGGTGAAATCCTACAGGCCCCTCTCCACATCGTGTCCCCTCTCGCTCCCTCCTCTTCGGGCGCGACTATGCCAGCCCAGCTGACTCGTGCGAGGCAGAAAGTTCGGGCCGGGGGATGCTGGCCAGGTCCCCGCGGTCCTTTGTGCTGGGCGACCGCTCACcggcccccggccccgccccgttCCAGGAACAAGCATCCTGTCTGCGAGCTCAGGAAGCCGAAGCTCGACTGCTGGAAACGGTCAAAGTCCCCCAAGGTCAGCGGCACCCCCAAGCGCCCGGTACCCAGACCTGTCGAGCATTGGTCTGGACAGTTAAAGGCCAAAAGACAACACGCCCCGCAATCCGACTTTGCTAGAGCCGATCTTCCGACCTCCCCTTCGCCCCGCCCCCGAGGCCACTTCCGGTTTCCACTGCGCAGACCCGGCACAGGAGGCGGGGTCAGGTGGGTCCGTCTCCCTCAGTATCACAGCGCCACCTGCACTAGGAGGACCGAACTGCGGCCGCGGGGTTGCGGCGGGGAGCGTGGTCTTGGTTCCCGGGAGTGCGCAGGAGTCCTCGCCTTGATCTGCGTGTTTCCTCTTAGCAGTAGAAAAGGATCAGGAGGGAGAAGTTGGCTTTGAAAGGGTTTTTTTTCAGGAGCCAAATCTTATCCAGAATCAAGGAAATGGTTCCATTCCCTCTCCAAACTCAAGTCCTGTGGTAGGAGTGTGTATTGCTGGCAGCCAGATGGAGGCTTATCTAGAATTACAGTTTCTCCACGGGTGTGTTTCACTTTGTGTCCTCACAGCCCAGCAAGCcgggcctggcacagagtggatctctgtacttatttgtGGACTAGGTCACTGTGGTCTACTTCTGAActttggcacacacacacacacacaaagaggggATATTTCA
Proteins encoded in this region:
- the STOML1 gene encoding LOW QUALITY PROTEIN: stomatin-like protein 1 (The sequence of the model RefSeq protein was modified relative to this genomic sequence to represent the inferred CDS: inserted 3 bases in 3 codons; deleted 1 base in 1 codon; substituted 3 bases at 3 genomic stop codons), translated to MLDRSGYRALGGALTLGDFDRFQQSSFGFLSSQTGCLFLERGGAGGRSDAPQTWPSCLCHGLISFLGFLLLIITLPISGXFALKIMPTYEWMIVFPLGWIRIPQGLGIVLLLPFIDSFQRVDLRTRAFNAPPCKLASKDRAVLSVGADVQFRIWDPVLSVMMVKDLNTATCMTTQNAMTKALLRRRLQEIQTEKFRINDQLLLEINNVTRAWGLXVDRVELAVETVLQPLQDNLPGPGLDSALQXLALHFLGGXMFSVAGGALPPRPDTLEMVNIVELSVPHIGAGPDMKQPVAEGLLVALEPYLSEALVSHIGACYRFNVVLPCGTQSXYFLDFTTGQGGRVGRGVPESIPAIVVLRALLCRELLPLGXYMSWRLKLKGDLAVAMMLEAIFRAMK